From one Acidobacteriota bacterium genomic stretch:
- the folK gene encoding 2-amino-4-hydroxy-6-hydroxymethyldihydropteridine diphosphokinase: protein MAAIALGSNLESQYGGREANLHEAVARLGALGEVRAVSSFHDTEPVGYRDQPRFLNGAVVLETALDPLGLMRGLLEIERAMGRERVIAKGPRVIDLDLLLFGSRVMNTAELTLPHPEMQERRFVLEPLAEIAGEWVHPVLGKTVREMLHQLQ, encoded by the coding sequence CTGGCGGCGATTGCGTTGGGATCGAACCTTGAGTCGCAGTATGGCGGCCGCGAGGCGAACCTGCACGAGGCGGTCGCGCGGCTGGGTGCGCTGGGAGAGGTGAGGGCGGTCTCGTCGTTTCACGACACCGAGCCGGTGGGGTATCGCGACCAGCCGAGGTTTCTCAACGGCGCGGTGGTGCTGGAGACGGCGCTCGATCCGCTGGGGCTGATGCGCGGGCTGCTGGAGATCGAGCGCGCGATGGGGCGCGAACGTGTGATTGCGAAGGGGCCGCGGGTGATCGACCTCGATCTGCTGCTGTTTGGGAGCAGGGTGATGAATACGGCAGAGCTGACCTTGCCGCATCCGGAGATGCAGGAGCGGCGGTTCGTGCTGGAGCCGTTGGCCGAGATCGCGGGGGAGTGGGTGCATCCCGTGCTGGGGAAGACGGTGCGGGAGATGCTGCACCAACTTCAGTGA
- a CDS encoding fibronectin type III domain-containing protein, producing the protein MPASLQTSARSRIIAAAAVLVPLLTSCASPGPPRPPSLHLPGVVTDLTAQRTGNQVVLHWTTPARTTDNLKVPEPLTAEICRDPGLAPASATGNPPCTVVLHIAVKPGPSVAADTLPATLTADPVFPLAYRVRILNPEGRFADASMPAVAAAGSAPPPLAALRVTGTRNGALIEWTALASPSVVELQRSLTITGTPKPRPKKSDLQLSPEEPANVLLRSSDGASSAVDAGGSLDRTAKRGQLYTYRAQRIRTATVNGKTLELRGELSPPVALNFVDTFPPATPTGLASVPSGSNGKAAIDLSWQPVAESDLAGYNVYRRAAPGNSAASGAFERLNTALILGPAFSDSAVTPGIGYTYRVTAVTAAGNESSPSAVVTETAQTPNP; encoded by the coding sequence ATGCCTGCCTCGCTCCAAACTTCTGCACGGTCCCGCATCATCGCAGCCGCAGCCGTGCTCGTGCCCCTGCTTACCTCGTGTGCCAGTCCCGGCCCTCCGCGCCCGCCTTCGCTCCATCTGCCCGGCGTTGTTACCGATCTCACCGCACAGCGCACGGGCAACCAGGTCGTGCTGCATTGGACGACGCCCGCCCGCACCACCGACAACCTCAAAGTTCCTGAGCCGCTCACGGCCGAGATATGCCGCGACCCCGGCCTTGCACCGGCATCGGCCACCGGCAATCCGCCATGCACCGTCGTCCTGCACATCGCCGTGAAACCCGGGCCTTCCGTGGCCGCCGACACACTGCCTGCGACGCTCACCGCCGACCCTGTCTTCCCCCTCGCGTACCGCGTGCGCATCCTCAATCCCGAAGGCCGCTTCGCCGATGCCTCGATGCCTGCCGTAGCTGCTGCCGGATCCGCACCGCCGCCGCTCGCCGCACTTCGTGTCACCGGCACCCGCAACGGCGCGCTGATCGAGTGGACCGCGCTGGCGTCCCCATCCGTGGTCGAGCTTCAGCGCAGCCTCACCATCACGGGCACACCAAAGCCTCGCCCAAAGAAGTCAGATCTTCAGCTCTCGCCTGAAGAACCCGCAAACGTCCTGCTCCGCTCCTCCGACGGCGCCAGCTCCGCCGTGGACGCCGGGGGCTCACTCGACCGCACGGCCAAGCGCGGCCAGCTCTACACCTACCGTGCACAACGCATCCGCACAGCGACCGTCAACGGCAAGACGCTCGAGCTGCGCGGCGAACTCTCGCCACCCGTGGCGCTCAACTTCGTCGACACCTTCCCTCCCGCAACCCCCACCGGACTCGCCAGCGTTCCTTCAGGCAGCAATGGCAAGGCAGCCATTGATCTCTCGTGGCAGCCTGTTGCCGAGAGCGACCTCGCGGGCTACAACGTCTATCGCCGCGCTGCGCCAGGCAACAGCGCGGCATCGGGGGCCTTCGAGCGCCTCAACACCGCGCTCATCCTCGGCCCGGCCTTTTCCGACTCGGCCGTTACCCCGGGCATCGGCTATACCTATCGCGTGACCGCTGTGACCGCCGCGGGCAACGAAAGCTCGCCCTCCGCCGTGGTCACAGAGACCGCGCAGACACCGAACCCCTGA
- a CDS encoding fumarylacetoacetate hydrolase family protein — MKYCKFLSSSGTPRYANLEDRNGELWAAALMEPPVEDLATQLAILDSPEPFTAAPLSSLKLLPPVTPSKIVCVGRNYKEHAAELGNEVPKEPLLFLKPPSSLLAPGGTVKMPALSKRIDYEGELAIVIGQRCSRLSPAEDPLAYIRGYTIVNDVTARDIQKSDGQWTRGKGWDTFCPVGPIVSDEIDPLDGDPVTVTTRLNGQVKQQGSTADLIFPLDFLLRYISASITLEPGDLIPTGTPAGVGPVNTGDVVEVEVAGLGILRNTFATE; from the coding sequence ATGAAATACTGCAAGTTTCTCTCATCCTCCGGCACCCCGCGCTACGCCAACCTCGAAGACCGCAACGGCGAGCTCTGGGCCGCGGCCCTGATGGAGCCTCCGGTCGAAGACCTGGCCACGCAGCTCGCCATCCTCGACTCGCCCGAGCCCTTCACCGCCGCGCCGCTCTCCTCGCTCAAACTGCTCCCGCCCGTCACTCCGTCCAAGATCGTCTGCGTCGGCCGCAACTATAAAGAGCACGCCGCCGAGTTAGGCAACGAGGTCCCGAAGGAACCTCTGCTCTTCCTCAAGCCGCCATCGTCGCTGCTCGCGCCGGGCGGCACCGTGAAGATGCCCGCGCTCTCCAAACGCATCGACTACGAGGGAGAGCTGGCCATCGTCATCGGCCAGCGCTGCTCGCGCCTCTCCCCCGCTGAAGACCCGCTTGCCTATATTCGCGGCTACACCATCGTCAACGACGTCACCGCGCGCGACATCCAGAAGTCCGACGGTCAGTGGACGCGCGGCAAGGGCTGGGACACCTTCTGCCCCGTCGGCCCTATCGTCTCCGACGAGATCGACCCGCTCGACGGCGACCCCGTCACTGTCACCACCCGTCTCAACGGCCAGGTGAAGCAGCAGGGCTCGACCGCCGACCTCATCTTCCCGCTCGACTTCCTGCTGCGCTACATCTCCGCCTCCATCACGCTCGAACCCGGCGACCTCATCCCCACGGGAACGCCCGCGGGAGTCGGCCCCGTCAACACAGGCGATGTCGTCGAGGTTGAAGTGGCCGGGCTGGGCATTCTGAGAAACACCTTCGCGACAGAGTAG
- a CDS encoding aminotransferase class I/II-fold pyridoxal phosphate-dependent enzyme has translation MVGAEAVKPGSPANSPAGVVRRGLGLSALAPRAVQSEIRAMSVESDRVGGVNLAQGVCDTEVPAVVAEAAIAAIHEGHNIYTRQDGIARLRRAIAEKTERMQGLVVDPEREVLVTSGATGAFHAVAMALFDPGDEVLLFEPFYGYHVGTLRSMRVVPVAVELEMGTWALDLGRVRAAITPKTRAIVVNTPSNPAGKVFTRAELEGLAAIAKEHDLFILTDEIYEHFIYGDAKHISPAALEGMRERTIIMSGYSKTFSVTGWRIGYVIADAKWTGAIGYFSDLLYVCAPAPFQHGVAAGIETLGKTFYAGLAMDHEVKREMLVSALRDAGFVPHVPDGAYYILASMVGLGDVLQGENAAQKARSLLKKTGVAAVAGSAFFRAGKGEDLLRFCFAKKDEDLEDACRRLRGLR, from the coding sequence ATGGTGGGAGCTGAAGCGGTGAAACCGGGGTCCCCGGCGAACTCGCCCGCAGGGGTGGTGCGGCGTGGGCTGGGATTGAGCGCGCTGGCTCCACGGGCGGTGCAGTCGGAGATTCGCGCGATGTCGGTCGAGAGCGACCGCGTGGGTGGCGTGAACCTGGCGCAGGGCGTGTGCGACACCGAGGTTCCCGCCGTGGTGGCCGAGGCCGCGATTGCGGCGATCCATGAGGGCCACAACATCTACACGCGGCAGGATGGCATTGCGCGGCTGCGTCGCGCGATCGCCGAGAAGACGGAGCGGATGCAGGGGCTGGTGGTCGATCCCGAGCGCGAGGTGCTGGTGACGAGCGGCGCGACGGGGGCGTTTCACGCGGTGGCGATGGCGCTGTTCGATCCCGGCGATGAGGTACTGTTGTTCGAGCCGTTCTACGGCTATCACGTGGGGACGCTGCGCTCGATGCGCGTGGTTCCCGTGGCGGTGGAGCTGGAGATGGGAACGTGGGCGCTCGACCTCGGGCGCGTGCGTGCGGCGATCACGCCGAAGACGCGGGCGATTGTGGTGAATACGCCGTCGAACCCGGCGGGCAAGGTGTTTACGCGCGCCGAGCTTGAGGGGCTGGCCGCGATTGCGAAGGAGCACGACCTCTTCATCCTGACCGATGAGATCTACGAGCACTTCATCTATGGCGATGCGAAGCACATCTCGCCGGCGGCGCTCGAGGGGATGCGCGAGCGGACGATCATCATGTCCGGCTACTCGAAGACGTTCTCGGTGACGGGGTGGCGCATCGGCTACGTGATCGCCGATGCGAAGTGGACGGGCGCGATCGGCTACTTCAGCGACCTGCTGTATGTATGCGCTCCGGCGCCGTTTCAGCATGGCGTTGCGGCGGGGATCGAGACGCTGGGCAAGACGTTCTATGCTGGCCTCGCGATGGACCACGAGGTGAAGCGCGAGATGCTGGTGAGCGCTCTGCGCGATGCGGGATTCGTTCCGCATGTGCCGGATGGGGCGTACTACATTCTTGCTTCGATGGTCGGGTTGGGCGATGTGCTGCAAGGCGAGAACGCGGCGCAAAAGGCGCGTTCGCTGCTGAAGAAGACAGGCGTGGCGGCCGTGGCGGGATCGGCGTTTTTCCGTGCGGGCAAAGGCGAGGACCTGCTGCGGTTCTGCTTTGCGAAGAAGGACGAAGACCTGGAGGACGCCTGCCGCAGGCTGCGCGGGCTGAGGTAA
- a CDS encoding DUF4126 family protein codes for MVFTVLLLCFLIGCVAGLRSMMAPAIVCAAAYLHWIHLDGTPLSWMNTMVALCLFTLFAIGELVADKLPQTPARTAPVGLIARIVTGALSGAALSLSGGKGLAIGAVLGATGGVAGAFTGYHIRHGLVTQTKLPDFVVAVVEDLLAISGGLFICARM; via the coding sequence ATGGTCTTTACCGTGCTTCTGCTCTGTTTCCTGATTGGCTGTGTGGCGGGTTTGCGTTCGATGATGGCCCCGGCGATTGTCTGCGCGGCGGCGTACCTGCACTGGATTCATCTCGACGGCACGCCGCTCAGCTGGATGAATACGATGGTTGCGCTCTGCCTATTCACTCTGTTTGCCATCGGCGAGCTGGTTGCGGACAAGCTGCCGCAGACGCCGGCGAGAACGGCCCCCGTGGGACTGATCGCGCGCATCGTTACAGGCGCGCTCTCAGGTGCGGCGTTGTCTCTAAGCGGAGGCAAGGGCCTGGCCATTGGCGCAGTGCTGGGAGCGACAGGAGGCGTGGCAGGCGCTTTCACGGGCTACCACATCCGCCACGGGCTGGTGACGCAGACGAAGCTGCCGGACTTTGTGGTGGCAGTCGTCGAAGACCTGCTGGCGATCTCGGGTGGCTTGTTTATCTGCGCCCGGATGTAG
- a CDS encoding C1 family peptidase — protein MATKKAAKKQAAVKKSAPKKATKATKPRAFLPKMNVVPDGIDLRDRPYMPSVMLIPAEVLAPAIDIPVLDQGQTSACTGFALASVIFHLQHKAKREKVQLPVSPYMLYSMARRYDEFPGDASKDTGSSLRGAMKGWYKYGACSAKLWKSEKMPAPAANPADDWWLDAVRRPLGAYYRVDPRSVTDMQVALNEIGVLYASAVCHSGWVSGEDLRTKTGYRIIPQKKPTPSDGAHAFAIVGYTPEGFIVHNSWGARWGTGGRAVLTYQDWTQNAMDCWVAQLGVTTDLHMEIASSTSLRVKAGRVQLASDNTLRNREIAPFIIDMENNGKLSNTGDFRTQDSDVAALLNGQLGEARAKWGLRDSQPVDVAIYAHGGLTSENDAATTAANWIPAMYDKQIFPIFLMWETDLWSTLKDIWADIQSKQPRTTGGPLDAIKNWWNERLEKLLTVPGSGVWGEMKQNADAISSAPDCGGLKLYEASRQSPYFKDQSKVRLHLIGHSAGAIVHSYIVNRLKWNFETVNFMAPAVRADVFKANVVPAINSGKVKQYNQFELTDEMEQKDPTCKPILGYSRSLLYLVSQSFEKGEVTPILGMERYFNSEIAPLGLKNATVYKSPGPASKSTTHGGFDDDTTTRDRILSLIKG, from the coding sequence ATGGCTACGAAGAAGGCTGCAAAGAAGCAGGCGGCGGTGAAGAAGTCCGCTCCGAAGAAGGCTACGAAGGCAACGAAGCCGCGCGCGTTTCTTCCGAAGATGAACGTGGTCCCCGATGGCATCGACCTGCGCGACCGTCCCTACATGCCGTCGGTGATGCTGATACCTGCCGAGGTGCTGGCGCCGGCAATTGATATTCCTGTGCTCGACCAGGGACAGACGAGCGCCTGCACGGGCTTTGCGCTCGCCAGTGTGATCTTCCATTTGCAGCACAAGGCGAAGCGCGAGAAAGTGCAGCTCCCGGTGTCGCCCTACATGCTGTACTCCATGGCGCGGCGCTACGACGAGTTTCCCGGCGATGCCTCGAAGGACACGGGCTCGAGCCTGCGCGGCGCGATGAAGGGCTGGTACAAGTACGGCGCGTGCTCGGCGAAGCTGTGGAAGTCGGAGAAGATGCCTGCGCCTGCGGCGAACCCCGCCGACGACTGGTGGCTCGATGCGGTGCGTCGTCCTCTGGGCGCGTACTACCGCGTGGACCCGCGCAGCGTGACGGACATGCAGGTGGCGCTGAACGAGATCGGCGTGCTGTATGCGAGCGCGGTGTGCCACTCCGGGTGGGTCTCGGGAGAAGATCTTCGCACGAAGACCGGCTACCGGATCATTCCGCAGAAGAAGCCCACGCCCAGCGATGGCGCGCATGCGTTTGCGATTGTCGGCTACACGCCGGAGGGCTTCATCGTTCACAATTCGTGGGGGGCGAGATGGGGAACAGGCGGCCGCGCTGTGCTCACCTACCAGGACTGGACGCAGAATGCGATGGACTGCTGGGTTGCGCAGTTGGGCGTCACCACCGACCTGCACATGGAGATTGCAAGCTCGACCAGTCTGCGCGTAAAGGCGGGCCGCGTGCAGTTGGCCAGCGATAACACGCTGCGCAATCGCGAGATCGCGCCGTTCATCATCGACATGGAGAACAACGGGAAGCTCAGCAACACGGGAGACTTCCGCACGCAGGACTCAGACGTAGCCGCGCTGTTGAACGGCCAGCTTGGCGAGGCGCGGGCGAAGTGGGGTCTGCGCGATTCGCAACCCGTGGACGTCGCCATCTACGCGCACGGCGGCCTGACGTCGGAGAACGATGCAGCAACGACGGCGGCGAACTGGATTCCAGCGATGTACGACAAGCAGATCTTTCCCATCTTCCTGATGTGGGAGACGGACCTGTGGTCGACGCTGAAGGACATATGGGCGGACATTCAAAGCAAGCAGCCGCGCACCACCGGCGGCCCGCTGGACGCGATCAAGAACTGGTGGAACGAGAGGCTCGAGAAGCTGTTGACTGTTCCTGGCTCAGGCGTGTGGGGCGAGATGAAGCAGAATGCGGATGCGATCTCAAGCGCGCCCGACTGCGGCGGCCTCAAACTTTACGAGGCCAGCAGACAGTCGCCCTACTTCAAGGATCAGTCGAAGGTGAGGCTGCATTTGATTGGACATTCTGCGGGAGCCATCGTGCACAGCTACATCGTGAACCGGCTGAAGTGGAACTTCGAGACGGTGAACTTCATGGCCCCCGCCGTGCGTGCGGACGTCTTCAAGGCCAACGTGGTTCCGGCGATCAACAGCGGAAAGGTGAAGCAGTATAACCAGTTTGAGCTGACCGACGAGATGGAGCAGAAGGACCCGACGTGCAAGCCCATTCTCGGCTACAGCCGCTCGCTGCTCTACCTGGTGTCGCAGTCGTTTGAAAAGGGCGAGGTGACGCCGATCCTCGGTATGGAGCGGTACTTCAATAGTGAGATTGCGCCGCTGGGCCTGAAGAATGCGACGGTGTACAAATCGCCGGGGCCCGCGTCGAAGAGCACGACGCATGGCGGCTTCGACGACGACACCACGACGCGGGACAGGATTCTCTCACTGATTAAGGGTTGA
- a CDS encoding nuclear transport factor 2 family protein: MRQHLLKAVLLLLAVTPLHAQSNNTTTHGDKGALYQTVLALDRQLFDAANHCDYAKLTEMVDENLEFYHDKAGLMVGRKTFLESIRNNTCGKMVRELVPGSMEVYPIKDYGAMQFATHRFHHPGHEKEFPGARELGMTRFLDPGAAEWPVGEARFLHIWQLKDGSWKLTRVVSYDH; encoded by the coding sequence ATGCGACAACATCTCCTCAAGGCAGTCCTTCTCCTCCTCGCAGTGACTCCGCTCCACGCCCAAAGCAACAACACCACGACGCATGGCGACAAGGGCGCTCTCTATCAGACCGTGCTCGCCCTCGATCGCCAACTCTTCGACGCAGCTAACCACTGCGACTATGCCAAGCTGACGGAGATGGTCGACGAGAACCTCGAGTTCTACCACGACAAGGCCGGCCTTATGGTCGGCCGCAAGACCTTCCTCGAATCCATCAGGAACAACACCTGCGGCAAGATGGTCCGCGAGCTGGTTCCGGGCTCGATGGAGGTCTACCCCATCAAGGACTACGGCGCCATGCAGTTCGCCACGCATCGCTTCCACCATCCCGGCCACGAGAAGGAGTTCCCCGGTGCACGCGAGCTTGGCATGACCCGCTTCCTCGACCCCGGCGCAGCGGAGTGGCCCGTCGGCGAGGCCCGCTTCCTCCACATCTGGCAGCTCAAAGACGGCTCCTGGAAGCTGACCCGAGTCGTCAGCTACGACCACTAG